In the genome of Rhodamnia argentea isolate NSW1041297 chromosome 3, ASM2092103v1, whole genome shotgun sequence, one region contains:
- the LOC115731805 gene encoding uncharacterized protein LOC115731805 — MADTKKMSLKLLVDKRNQTVLFAEAGKDFVDFLSHCLTLRLGTIVSLLPKEGVAGGLRNLHASVENLSDKSVERRENESLLNLLARSSRPDVVRLLFPEAPSLAPIDYYTCPRTPSGCVTDSPSTRCPGCNNMMSKKLSWVAGPAGGAA, encoded by the exons ATGGCGGACACCAAGAAGATGAGTTTGAAGCTTCTCGTTGACAAGAGAAACCAGACCGTCCTCTTTGCGGAAGCCGGAAAGGACTTTGTGGATTTCCTTTCCCATTGTCTGACTTTGCGCCTTGGAACTATTGTGAGTCTTCTCCCCAAAGAAGGTGTGGCCGGCGGCTTACGAAATCTACATGCGAGTGTCGAGAATCTCAGCGACAAATCCGTTGAACGTAGAGAGAATGAGTCTCTGCTGAATCTCTTAGCACGGAGCTCCCGTCCGGATGTTGTGCGCTTATTGTTTCCTGAAGCTCCGTCTTTAGCACCAATTGACTACTACACTTGCCCTCGCACTCCCAGTGG CTGTGTGACGGATTCCCCTTCTACGAGATGTCCTGGTTGCAACAATATGATGAGCAAGAAACTGTCATGGGTTGCTGGACCAGCTGGTGGCGCCGCA